One window from the genome of Elaeis guineensis isolate ETL-2024a chromosome 5, EG11, whole genome shotgun sequence encodes:
- the LOC105044771 gene encoding E3 ubiquitin-protein ligase listerin isoform X1: MGKQKGEGGRSKNRPSSSSLAASLLPAGVSSVGFGGYLGRSRIESSSPAEESTPFWDVDSEVAQHLKRLGRKDPTTKLKALTALSMLFKQKSAEEIVQIVPQWAFEYKRLLHDYNREVRRATHDTMANLVTAIRRGLAPHLKSLMGPWWFSQFDPNPEVSQAARRSLEAAFPAAERRLDALMLCVNEIFLYLDENLKLTPQAMSDKATPIDELEDMHHRVISSSLLAVATLVDILLGVKLESHDDENVNPEQKLVSKARRATIFSAENMFSVHKYFLEFLKSKNPAIRSSSYSVLTSFIKHIPHAFNEGNMKMLSPAILGAFQEKDASCHSSMWDMILLFSRKFSGGWSHCNVQKVVLNRLWHFLRNGCYGSQKISYPAMILFLESIPPEAVVWEQFIFDFFHNLWAGRNQLHSSAADTLALFNAVKECFLWELYDASRYSAAGDRLNHLPVKLVNEILVGLLWHDYLSLVSLKTRDEKLEKCDGLAEDGSRLSHERSQHMLNACYPTTYVQELGKCIIGILSDMSLKESDLLNLFCTSFQKDCLEVIQEGDRLLKFHENLDRIVNFFRLLDQHALQKGQTWPLHCLARPLVTKSFPVMKSMDSPDVVSLLSVLVEIFGPVTIFSYGGQTTDERDVESKMKDFLQMFNDDFIPWCFHGYSHSSNSKLDLLIALVQDECFCEQWCSILTYATKLEDFSVSESSDNFNHIELLAILIEKVRQRISSKKLGHLQKNGSLPENWRHNLLDSVATFVACHSVSEVGHAKFLRAVLGGAIEDDQICFLSKEAQTIIFKGILKNLSLILSTSPFHWAKFSCSLLLSDGSMDFSHIQEPSSIIQFERARFAFEVLEGSIFCLKLLDEDCTLISSILAALFIIDWECSMTSHLGDDSSESCKHDADAKTSVSASRDVVNNNSEEQASAKLALGSSMHAFRRKISTSFWRSLSSSITSRLGNILVQTIKCAVFETTDLSVNSVSALCSEWFLSMLEVICHGHTELQMLLDQMLSESRSWPLWVAPLFHDGTRTADMQVKTVDMSTNDLRHHQFIAFVDKIISSLGVGKVIAGVPEMHISTASPTSELVSCFSSCSRAWLAAELLCTWNWKAGCASDSFLPSLSKYAESETSSSVINVVSSVVNILLDGALVHGAFSQWISFNAWTVSDDDIENIQDPFLRALISLLSTLFIKDKIWGKSEADVFFEHVLGKLFITTTVNRPCLRILPFVLGVIIRPLLESSEFNEAKKDVSLVTARDDLVSKNILSWLETALSFPSLGSGQTGQQDLEEWIQVVISCYPLSVVGSIGKFKVELLRDIGYPERHLLLSLFRRQRCCYDACTTSNQMSSAASSNEGSFTLMLVQMIQAKLTAVSVGYCWQEFDEDDWNFVLDKSHKWIESSVCLMEEIAENIDDAVINCPATEDLELIKRKLEIAVQALDPLQMHISHTAVIILCLLFQLDELHVADNVEVLQSIRLGKWAYIKDRTVASILRLFFAAGVAEAIASSCGGEASSIVASSRLAYSQFWGLVASFVINSPDHVKNAAVQSMELWALSKGSVSSLYAILFSSRPIYSLQFAAYSLLSSEPISHLSLVKEGCLDGNAIANQESDLSHSVESSVEESFCLRDEIACVIQKPAAELFEMDLVAQDRVNVFLAWALLLSYLHSLPSSSTARERLIQYIQDSVSSTIIDCIFQHVPMKLGASNVKKKDVELAVETSKAANAAKHAISTCSLFVYVESLWPVGTERMASLSGAIYGMIIRLLPSYVRNWFTSLRDRSFSSAVEYFTKAWCSPPLLLDELSQVKETVTADENFSVSVNRTAYEIIATYKKEETGMDLVICLPSCYPLRPVDVECTRSLGISEVKQRKWLLSLTAFVRNQNGAIAEAIRIWKSNFDKEFEGVEECPICYSIIHTTNHSLPRLACKTCKHKFHSACLYKWFSTSHKSTCPLCQTPF; the protein is encoded by the exons ATGGGGAAACAAAAGGGAGAAGGTGGGAGGAGCAAGAACCGGCCTTCTAGCAGCAG CTTAGCTGCTTCGCTGTTGCCTGCCGGCGTTTCAAGCGTTGGATTCGGAGGTTATCTTGGAAGATCTCGGATCGAGTCatcttcaccggctgaggaatcGACGCCTTTTTGG GATGTGGATAGTGAAGTTGCACAACACTTAAAGAGGCTGGGTAGAAAGGATCCTACAacaaag CTTAAAGCTTTAACAGCATTATCTATGCTCTTTAAGCAGAAGTCTGCTGAGGAAATAGTACAAATTGTTCCACAATGG gcATTTGAGTACAAGAGACTCTTGCATGACTACAATAGAGAGGTCCGTCGAGCTACTCATGATACCATGGCTAATCTTGTCACTGCCATCAG GAGAGGCTTGGCTCCGCATCTCAAGTCTTTGATGGGTCCTTGGTGGTTTTCTCAGTTTGATCCAAATCCCGAGGTTTCCCAAGCTGCTAGGCGATCCTTAGAG GCAGCATTTCCAGCAGCAGAAAGAAGATTGGATGCCTTGATGCTATGTGTAAATGAGATCTTCCTATACCTAGATGAAAATTTGAAGCTTACACCGCAAGCAATGTCTGATAAGGCAACACCGATAGATGAGTTGGAAGATATGCACCATCGT GTAATTTCATCATCACTGTTAGCAGTGGCAACTCTTGTTGATATTTTGCTGGGAGTAAAATTAGAGAGCCATGATGATGAAAATGTTAACCCCGAACAAAAACTTGTTTCCAAAGCTAGGAGGGCCACAATTTTTTCAGCTGAAAATATGTTTTCTGTGCATAAATATTTTCTTGAATTCCTCAAGTCCAAAAATCCTGCTATTCGTTCATCTTCATATTCGGTTCTGACAAGTTTCATAAAACACATACCTCATGCTTTTAATGAAGGAAATATGAAGATGCTTTCTCCTGCCATACTTGGCGCTTTCCAAGAAAAGGATGCATCGTGCCATTCATCCATGTGGGATATGATATTGCTTTTCTCTAGAAAATTTTCTGGCGGCTGGTCCCACTGTAATGTCCAAAAAGTTGTCCTAAATAGACTTTGGCACTTTTTACGAAATGGGTGCTATGGGTCACAAAAGATTTCCTACCCAGCCATGATCTTATTCTTGGAATCTATTCCTCCTGAAGCAGTGGTTTGGGAGCAATTTATCTTCGACTTCTTCCATAACCTGTGGGCTGGAAGAAACCAGTTGCACTCGTCAGCTGCGGATACTTTGGCTTTATTCAATGCAGTCAAAGAATGTTTTCTTTGGGAGTTATATGATGCTTCAAG ATATTCTGCAGCAGGAGACCGATTGAATCATCTTCCAGTCAAACTTGTAAATGAGATTCTTGTAGGATTACTATGGCATGATTATCTTTCATTGGTCAGCTTAAAAACTCGAGATGAAAAACTCGAGAAATGTGATGGCCTAGCTGAAGATGGCAGTCGATTATCCCATGAAAGATCACAGCATATGCTCAATGCTTGTTATCCTACAACGTATGTCCAAGAACTGGGGAAATGCATTATAGGAATTCTGTCTGACATGTCATTGAAAGAAAGTGATTTGCTCAATCTTTTCTGTACATCATTTCAAAAGGATTGTTTGGAGGTAATTCAGGAAGGGGACCGCTTACTGAAATTTCACGAGAACTTGGATCGGATTGTGAATTTTTTTAGGCTACTGGATCAACATGCATTGCAGAAGGGTCAAACATGGCCCTTGCATTGTTTAGCCAGACCATTGGTAACTAAGTCTTTCCCCGTGATGAAATCTATG GACTCCCCAGATGTTGTCAGTCTTTTGTCTGTATTAGTTGAAATATTTGGACCTGTAACAATATTCTCATACGGTGGTCAAACAACTGATGAACGTGATGTTGAGTCAAAAATGAAGGATTTTCTACAAATGTTCAATGATGATTTTATTCCTTGGTGTTTTCATGGTTATAGTCATTCCAGCAATTCAAAACTTGATTTATTGATTGCTTTAGTTCAAGATGAATGTTTCTGCGAACAATGGTGTTCGATCCTTACCTATGCTACAAAACTTGAAGATTTTTCTGTATCTGAGTCCTCAGACAATTTCAATCATATCGAATTGTTGGCAATTCTCATTGAGAAGGTGAGACAAAGAATCAGTAgcaagaagctgggacatttGCAGAAAAATGGCTCTCTCCCAGAAAACTGGCGGCACAACCTGTTAGATTCAGTAGCAACTTTTGTTGCCTGTCATTCTGTTTCAGAAGTTGGCCATGCAAAATTTCTACG TGCTGTACTTGGAGGTGCAATTGAAGATGATCAGATCTGCTTTCTTTCTAAAGAAGCACAAACGATAATATTCAAGGGAATTTTGAAAAATCTGTCATTGATCCTTAGTACATCGCCTTTTCACTGGGCAAAGTTTTCATGCTCTTTGTTGCTGTCTGATGGATCCATGGACTTCTCACATATACAGGAACCATCTTCCATTATCCAGTTTGAGAGAGCTCGATTTGCTTTTGAAGTTCTCGAGGGTAGCATATTTTGCTTGAAGCTACTTGATGAGGATTGCACTTTGATTTCTTCCATTTTGGCAGCTTTATTCATCATTGACTGGGAATGTAGTATGACATCACATTTAGGTGATGATAGTTCAGAAAGTTGTAAACATGATGCCGATGCCAAGACATCTGTATCAGCATCCAGAGATGTGGTAAATAATAACTCAGAAGAGCAGGCTAGTGCTAAGTTGGCTCTTGGAAGCAGTATGCATGCTTTTCGCCGTAAGATAAGTACCTCTTTCTGGAGAAGCCTCAGCTCAAGCATCACATCAAGGTTGGGAAACATTTTAGTTCAGACCATAAAATGTGCTGTATTTGAAACAACTGATTTAAGTGTAAATTCAGTGTCTGCTTTGTGCTCTGAATGGTTTTTGAGTATGTTGGAAGTCATCTGTCATGGTCATACAGAGTTGCAAATGTTGTTGGACCAGATGTTATCTGAGAGCAGATCCTGGCCCTTGTGGGTTGCTCCTCTTTTCCACGATGGAACTAGGACGGCCGACATGCAAGTCAAGACAGTTGATATGAGCACTAAT GACCTGAGGCATCATCAATTTATTGCTTTTGTTGACAAGATTATTTCAAGTCTTGGAGTGGGCAAAGTGATTGCTGGTGTTCCGGAAATGCATATTTCTACAGCATCACCTACCAGTGAACTTGTTTCATGCTTTTCTTCTTGCTCGCGAGCATGGCTTGCAGCTGAGCTACTTTGCACATGGAACTGGAAAGCAGGCTGTGCTTCAGACTCATTCTTACCTTCTCTGAGCAAATATGCAGAAAGTGAAACATCCTCTTCTGTGATAAATGTAGTGTCTTCTGTAGTCAACATATTGCTTGATGGTGCTCTTGTGCACGGAGCTTTTAGCCAATGGATCTCATTTAATGCATGGACTGTTTCAGATGATGACATTGAGAATATTCAGGATCCCTTCCTGCGTGCCCTAATTTCCTTGCTATCAACACTATTCATCAAAGACAAAATTTGGGGAAAGAGTGAAGCTGATGTGTTCTTTGAACATGTATTAGGCAAACTTTTTATTACTACAACTGTAAATAGACCCTGTCTAAGAATTCTTCCTTTTGTTCTTGGTGTTATTATTCGGCCATTACTAGAGAGCTCTGAGTTtaatgaagctaaaaaagatgtTTCACTGGTTACTGCAAGGGATGATTTAGTGAGTAAGAATATCTTGAGTTGGCTTGAGACAGCTCTATCATTCCCTTCTTTGGGCTCGGGGCAAACAGGACAGCAAG ATCTGGAAGAATGGATTCAAGTTGTCATATCTTGTTATCCTTTAAGTGTAGTAGGAAGTATTGGAAAATTCAAAGTTGAGCTGCTGAGGGATATTGGCTATCCGGAGAGACACTTATTGTTGAGTTTGTTCCGAAGGCAGCGATGCTGCTATGATGCTTGTACAACTTCTAATCAGATGTCTTCTGCTGCATCATCCAATGAAGGTTCATTTACTTTGATGTTAGTACAGATGATTCAAGCAAAGCTAACAGCAGTTTCAGTTGGGTATTGTTGGCAGGAGTTTGATGAAGATGACTGGAACTTTGTGTTAGATAAATCACATAAATGgattgaatcatctgtttgtctAATGGAGGAAATAGCAGAGAATATAGATGATGCTGTAATAAACTGTCCAGCAACAGAGGACTTGGAACTAATAAAAAGGAAGCTTGAAATAGCAGTTCAGGCTTTAGATCCATTACAAATGCATATTTCCCATACTGCTGTGATTATATTATGTCTGCTCTTCCAGCTTGATGAACTCCATGTAGCAGATAATGTTGAAGTTTTGCAGTCAATAAGATTGGGGAAGTGGGCCTATATTAAAGATCGGACAGTGGCAAGTATTCTTCGGCTTTTTTTTGCAGCTGGTGTTGCTGAAGCCATTGCTAGTTCATGCGGTGGAGAGGCTTCATCAATTGTAGCCTCAAGTCGGCTTGCTTATTCACAATTTTGGGGGCTAGTTGCATCATTCGTTATCAATTCACCTGATCATGTTAAAAATGCAGCAGTGCAGTCCATGGAACTATGGGCTCTTAGCAAGGGCTCAGTTAGCTCGTTGTATGCAATTCTTTTTTCCTCCAGACCAATCTATTCTTTACAATTTGCTGCTTATAGTTTACTTTCTTCAGAACCTATAAGTCATCTGTCGCTTGTTAAAGAGGGTTGCCTGGATGGAAATGCAATTGCAAACCAAGAGTCTGACTTGTCGCATAGTGTTGAATCATCTGTGGAAGAGTCTTTCTGTCTGAGGGATGAGATCGCATGCGTGATCCAGAAACCAGCTGCTGAACTTTTTGAAATGGATTTAGTAGCACAAGACAGG GTAAATGTCTTTCTTGCCTGGGCTCTATTGTTGTCTTATCTACATTCGCTGCCATCTTCTTCCACAGCAAGGGAAAGATTGATTCAGTATATACAAGACTCTGTTAGTTCAACAATAATAGATTGCATTTTCCAACATGTTCCTATGAAGTTGGGTGCAAGTAACGTAAAGAAAAAGGATGTTGAGCTTGCAGTTGAAACATCTAAGGCTGCAAATGCCGCTAAGCATGCCATAAGTACGTGCTCTTTATTTGTATATGTAGAGTCACTTTGGCCTGTTGGGACCGAGCGGATGGCTTCACTTTCTGGTGCAATATATGGAATGATTATTCGACTTCTACCTTCTTATGTGCGCAATTGGTTTACTAGCTTGCGTGACCGTTCTTTTTCATCTGCCGTTGAGTATTTCACAAAAGCATGGTGTAGTCCTCCACTTCTTTTAGACGAGTTATCTCAG GTAAAAGAGACTGTTACTGCTGATGAGAACTTCTCAGTGAGTGTGAATAGAACAGCATATGAAATTATTGctacctataaaaaggaggagacAGGAATGGATCTTGTAATTTGCCTTCCCAGTTGTTACCCATTGCGTCCTGTGGATGTTGAGTGCACAAGAAGTCTGGGCATCAGTGAAGTGAAGCAACGAAAATGGTTGCTATCCCTAACGGCATTTGTTCGCAATCAG AATGGTGCGATAGCTGAGGCAATTCGCATCTGGAAGAGtaattttgacaaagagtttGAAGGTGTTGAGGAATGCCCTATCTGTTACAGCATCATCCACACAACTAATCATAGTCTTCCCCGGCTGGCTTGCAAAACTTGTAAGCACAAGTTCCACTCTGCTTGCCTGTACAAGTGGTTCTCAACGTCTCACAAGTCGACATGCCCACTGTGTCAGACACCATTTTGA
- the LOC105044771 gene encoding E3 ubiquitin-protein ligase listerin isoform X3 — translation MGPWWFSQFDPNPEVSQAARRSLEAAFPAAERRLDALMLCVNEIFLYLDENLKLTPQAMSDKATPIDELEDMHHRVISSSLLAVATLVDILLGVKLESHDDENVNPEQKLVSKARRATIFSAENMFSVHKYFLEFLKSKNPAIRSSSYSVLTSFIKHIPHAFNEGNMKMLSPAILGAFQEKDASCHSSMWDMILLFSRKFSGGWSHCNVQKVVLNRLWHFLRNGCYGSQKISYPAMILFLESIPPEAVVWEQFIFDFFHNLWAGRNQLHSSAADTLALFNAVKECFLWELYDASRYSAAGDRLNHLPVKLVNEILVGLLWHDYLSLVSLKTRDEKLEKCDGLAEDGSRLSHERSQHMLNACYPTTYVQELGKCIIGILSDMSLKESDLLNLFCTSFQKDCLEVIQEGDRLLKFHENLDRIVNFFRLLDQHALQKGQTWPLHCLARPLVTKSFPVMKSMDSPDVVSLLSVLVEIFGPVTIFSYGGQTTDERDVESKMKDFLQMFNDDFIPWCFHGYSHSSNSKLDLLIALVQDECFCEQWCSILTYATKLEDFSVSESSDNFNHIELLAILIEKVRQRISSKKLGHLQKNGSLPENWRHNLLDSVATFVACHSVSEVGHAKFLRAVLGGAIEDDQICFLSKEAQTIIFKGILKNLSLILSTSPFHWAKFSCSLLLSDGSMDFSHIQEPSSIIQFERARFAFEVLEGSIFCLKLLDEDCTLISSILAALFIIDWECSMTSHLGDDSSESCKHDADAKTSVSASRDVVNNNSEEQASAKLALGSSMHAFRRKISTSFWRSLSSSITSRLGNILVQTIKCAVFETTDLSVNSVSALCSEWFLSMLEVICHGHTELQMLLDQMLSESRSWPLWVAPLFHDGTRTADMQVKTVDMSTNDLRHHQFIAFVDKIISSLGVGKVIAGVPEMHISTASPTSELVSCFSSCSRAWLAAELLCTWNWKAGCASDSFLPSLSKYAESETSSSVINVVSSVVNILLDGALVHGAFSQWISFNAWTVSDDDIENIQDPFLRALISLLSTLFIKDKIWGKSEADVFFEHVLGKLFITTTVNRPCLRILPFVLGVIIRPLLESSEFNEAKKDVSLVTARDDLVSKNILSWLETALSFPSLGSGQTGQQDLEEWIQVVISCYPLSVVGSIGKFKVELLRDIGYPERHLLLSLFRRQRCCYDACTTSNQMSSAASSNEGSFTLMLVQMIQAKLTAVSVGYCWQEFDEDDWNFVLDKSHKWIESSVCLMEEIAENIDDAVINCPATEDLELIKRKLEIAVQALDPLQMHISHTAVIILCLLFQLDELHVADNVEVLQSIRLGKWAYIKDRTVASILRLFFAAGVAEAIASSCGGEASSIVASSRLAYSQFWGLVASFVINSPDHVKNAAVQSMELWALSKGSVSSLYAILFSSRPIYSLQFAAYSLLSSEPISHLSLVKEGCLDGNAIANQESDLSHSVESSVEESFCLRDEIACVIQKPAAELFEMDLVAQDRVNVFLAWALLLSYLHSLPSSSTARERLIQYIQDSVSSTIIDCIFQHVPMKLGASNVKKKDVELAVETSKAANAAKHAISTCSLFVYVESLWPVGTERMASLSGAIYGMIIRLLPSYVRNWFTSLRDRSFSSAVEYFTKAWCSPPLLLDELSQVKETVTADENFSVSVNRTAYEIIATYKKEETGMDLVICLPSCYPLRPVDVECTRSLGISEVKQRKWLLSLTAFVRNQNGAIAEAIRIWKSNFDKEFEGVEECPICYSIIHTTNHSLPRLACKTCKHKFHSACLYKWFSTSHKSTCPLCQTPF, via the exons ATGGGTCCTTGGTGGTTTTCTCAGTTTGATCCAAATCCCGAGGTTTCCCAAGCTGCTAGGCGATCCTTAGAG GCAGCATTTCCAGCAGCAGAAAGAAGATTGGATGCCTTGATGCTATGTGTAAATGAGATCTTCCTATACCTAGATGAAAATTTGAAGCTTACACCGCAAGCAATGTCTGATAAGGCAACACCGATAGATGAGTTGGAAGATATGCACCATCGT GTAATTTCATCATCACTGTTAGCAGTGGCAACTCTTGTTGATATTTTGCTGGGAGTAAAATTAGAGAGCCATGATGATGAAAATGTTAACCCCGAACAAAAACTTGTTTCCAAAGCTAGGAGGGCCACAATTTTTTCAGCTGAAAATATGTTTTCTGTGCATAAATATTTTCTTGAATTCCTCAAGTCCAAAAATCCTGCTATTCGTTCATCTTCATATTCGGTTCTGACAAGTTTCATAAAACACATACCTCATGCTTTTAATGAAGGAAATATGAAGATGCTTTCTCCTGCCATACTTGGCGCTTTCCAAGAAAAGGATGCATCGTGCCATTCATCCATGTGGGATATGATATTGCTTTTCTCTAGAAAATTTTCTGGCGGCTGGTCCCACTGTAATGTCCAAAAAGTTGTCCTAAATAGACTTTGGCACTTTTTACGAAATGGGTGCTATGGGTCACAAAAGATTTCCTACCCAGCCATGATCTTATTCTTGGAATCTATTCCTCCTGAAGCAGTGGTTTGGGAGCAATTTATCTTCGACTTCTTCCATAACCTGTGGGCTGGAAGAAACCAGTTGCACTCGTCAGCTGCGGATACTTTGGCTTTATTCAATGCAGTCAAAGAATGTTTTCTTTGGGAGTTATATGATGCTTCAAG ATATTCTGCAGCAGGAGACCGATTGAATCATCTTCCAGTCAAACTTGTAAATGAGATTCTTGTAGGATTACTATGGCATGATTATCTTTCATTGGTCAGCTTAAAAACTCGAGATGAAAAACTCGAGAAATGTGATGGCCTAGCTGAAGATGGCAGTCGATTATCCCATGAAAGATCACAGCATATGCTCAATGCTTGTTATCCTACAACGTATGTCCAAGAACTGGGGAAATGCATTATAGGAATTCTGTCTGACATGTCATTGAAAGAAAGTGATTTGCTCAATCTTTTCTGTACATCATTTCAAAAGGATTGTTTGGAGGTAATTCAGGAAGGGGACCGCTTACTGAAATTTCACGAGAACTTGGATCGGATTGTGAATTTTTTTAGGCTACTGGATCAACATGCATTGCAGAAGGGTCAAACATGGCCCTTGCATTGTTTAGCCAGACCATTGGTAACTAAGTCTTTCCCCGTGATGAAATCTATG GACTCCCCAGATGTTGTCAGTCTTTTGTCTGTATTAGTTGAAATATTTGGACCTGTAACAATATTCTCATACGGTGGTCAAACAACTGATGAACGTGATGTTGAGTCAAAAATGAAGGATTTTCTACAAATGTTCAATGATGATTTTATTCCTTGGTGTTTTCATGGTTATAGTCATTCCAGCAATTCAAAACTTGATTTATTGATTGCTTTAGTTCAAGATGAATGTTTCTGCGAACAATGGTGTTCGATCCTTACCTATGCTACAAAACTTGAAGATTTTTCTGTATCTGAGTCCTCAGACAATTTCAATCATATCGAATTGTTGGCAATTCTCATTGAGAAGGTGAGACAAAGAATCAGTAgcaagaagctgggacatttGCAGAAAAATGGCTCTCTCCCAGAAAACTGGCGGCACAACCTGTTAGATTCAGTAGCAACTTTTGTTGCCTGTCATTCTGTTTCAGAAGTTGGCCATGCAAAATTTCTACG TGCTGTACTTGGAGGTGCAATTGAAGATGATCAGATCTGCTTTCTTTCTAAAGAAGCACAAACGATAATATTCAAGGGAATTTTGAAAAATCTGTCATTGATCCTTAGTACATCGCCTTTTCACTGGGCAAAGTTTTCATGCTCTTTGTTGCTGTCTGATGGATCCATGGACTTCTCACATATACAGGAACCATCTTCCATTATCCAGTTTGAGAGAGCTCGATTTGCTTTTGAAGTTCTCGAGGGTAGCATATTTTGCTTGAAGCTACTTGATGAGGATTGCACTTTGATTTCTTCCATTTTGGCAGCTTTATTCATCATTGACTGGGAATGTAGTATGACATCACATTTAGGTGATGATAGTTCAGAAAGTTGTAAACATGATGCCGATGCCAAGACATCTGTATCAGCATCCAGAGATGTGGTAAATAATAACTCAGAAGAGCAGGCTAGTGCTAAGTTGGCTCTTGGAAGCAGTATGCATGCTTTTCGCCGTAAGATAAGTACCTCTTTCTGGAGAAGCCTCAGCTCAAGCATCACATCAAGGTTGGGAAACATTTTAGTTCAGACCATAAAATGTGCTGTATTTGAAACAACTGATTTAAGTGTAAATTCAGTGTCTGCTTTGTGCTCTGAATGGTTTTTGAGTATGTTGGAAGTCATCTGTCATGGTCATACAGAGTTGCAAATGTTGTTGGACCAGATGTTATCTGAGAGCAGATCCTGGCCCTTGTGGGTTGCTCCTCTTTTCCACGATGGAACTAGGACGGCCGACATGCAAGTCAAGACAGTTGATATGAGCACTAAT GACCTGAGGCATCATCAATTTATTGCTTTTGTTGACAAGATTATTTCAAGTCTTGGAGTGGGCAAAGTGATTGCTGGTGTTCCGGAAATGCATATTTCTACAGCATCACCTACCAGTGAACTTGTTTCATGCTTTTCTTCTTGCTCGCGAGCATGGCTTGCAGCTGAGCTACTTTGCACATGGAACTGGAAAGCAGGCTGTGCTTCAGACTCATTCTTACCTTCTCTGAGCAAATATGCAGAAAGTGAAACATCCTCTTCTGTGATAAATGTAGTGTCTTCTGTAGTCAACATATTGCTTGATGGTGCTCTTGTGCACGGAGCTTTTAGCCAATGGATCTCATTTAATGCATGGACTGTTTCAGATGATGACATTGAGAATATTCAGGATCCCTTCCTGCGTGCCCTAATTTCCTTGCTATCAACACTATTCATCAAAGACAAAATTTGGGGAAAGAGTGAAGCTGATGTGTTCTTTGAACATGTATTAGGCAAACTTTTTATTACTACAACTGTAAATAGACCCTGTCTAAGAATTCTTCCTTTTGTTCTTGGTGTTATTATTCGGCCATTACTAGAGAGCTCTGAGTTtaatgaagctaaaaaagatgtTTCACTGGTTACTGCAAGGGATGATTTAGTGAGTAAGAATATCTTGAGTTGGCTTGAGACAGCTCTATCATTCCCTTCTTTGGGCTCGGGGCAAACAGGACAGCAAG ATCTGGAAGAATGGATTCAAGTTGTCATATCTTGTTATCCTTTAAGTGTAGTAGGAAGTATTGGAAAATTCAAAGTTGAGCTGCTGAGGGATATTGGCTATCCGGAGAGACACTTATTGTTGAGTTTGTTCCGAAGGCAGCGATGCTGCTATGATGCTTGTACAACTTCTAATCAGATGTCTTCTGCTGCATCATCCAATGAAGGTTCATTTACTTTGATGTTAGTACAGATGATTCAAGCAAAGCTAACAGCAGTTTCAGTTGGGTATTGTTGGCAGGAGTTTGATGAAGATGACTGGAACTTTGTGTTAGATAAATCACATAAATGgattgaatcatctgtttgtctAATGGAGGAAATAGCAGAGAATATAGATGATGCTGTAATAAACTGTCCAGCAACAGAGGACTTGGAACTAATAAAAAGGAAGCTTGAAATAGCAGTTCAGGCTTTAGATCCATTACAAATGCATATTTCCCATACTGCTGTGATTATATTATGTCTGCTCTTCCAGCTTGATGAACTCCATGTAGCAGATAATGTTGAAGTTTTGCAGTCAATAAGATTGGGGAAGTGGGCCTATATTAAAGATCGGACAGTGGCAAGTATTCTTCGGCTTTTTTTTGCAGCTGGTGTTGCTGAAGCCATTGCTAGTTCATGCGGTGGAGAGGCTTCATCAATTGTAGCCTCAAGTCGGCTTGCTTATTCACAATTTTGGGGGCTAGTTGCATCATTCGTTATCAATTCACCTGATCATGTTAAAAATGCAGCAGTGCAGTCCATGGAACTATGGGCTCTTAGCAAGGGCTCAGTTAGCTCGTTGTATGCAATTCTTTTTTCCTCCAGACCAATCTATTCTTTACAATTTGCTGCTTATAGTTTACTTTCTTCAGAACCTATAAGTCATCTGTCGCTTGTTAAAGAGGGTTGCCTGGATGGAAATGCAATTGCAAACCAAGAGTCTGACTTGTCGCATAGTGTTGAATCATCTGTGGAAGAGTCTTTCTGTCTGAGGGATGAGATCGCATGCGTGATCCAGAAACCAGCTGCTGAACTTTTTGAAATGGATTTAGTAGCACAAGACAGG GTAAATGTCTTTCTTGCCTGGGCTCTATTGTTGTCTTATCTACATTCGCTGCCATCTTCTTCCACAGCAAGGGAAAGATTGATTCAGTATATACAAGACTCTGTTAGTTCAACAATAATAGATTGCATTTTCCAACATGTTCCTATGAAGTTGGGTGCAAGTAACGTAAAGAAAAAGGATGTTGAGCTTGCAGTTGAAACATCTAAGGCTGCAAATGCCGCTAAGCATGCCATAAGTACGTGCTCTTTATTTGTATATGTAGAGTCACTTTGGCCTGTTGGGACCGAGCGGATGGCTTCACTTTCTGGTGCAATATATGGAATGATTATTCGACTTCTACCTTCTTATGTGCGCAATTGGTTTACTAGCTTGCGTGACCGTTCTTTTTCATCTGCCGTTGAGTATTTCACAAAAGCATGGTGTAGTCCTCCACTTCTTTTAGACGAGTTATCTCAG GTAAAAGAGACTGTTACTGCTGATGAGAACTTCTCAGTGAGTGTGAATAGAACAGCATATGAAATTATTGctacctataaaaaggaggagacAGGAATGGATCTTGTAATTTGCCTTCCCAGTTGTTACCCATTGCGTCCTGTGGATGTTGAGTGCACAAGAAGTCTGGGCATCAGTGAAGTGAAGCAACGAAAATGGTTGCTATCCCTAACGGCATTTGTTCGCAATCAG AATGGTGCGATAGCTGAGGCAATTCGCATCTGGAAGAGtaattttgacaaagagtttGAAGGTGTTGAGGAATGCCCTATCTGTTACAGCATCATCCACACAACTAATCATAGTCTTCCCCGGCTGGCTTGCAAAACTTGTAAGCACAAGTTCCACTCTGCTTGCCTGTACAAGTGGTTCTCAACGTCTCACAAGTCGACATGCCCACTGTGTCAGACACCATTTTGA